The following proteins come from a genomic window of Deinococcus sedimenti:
- a CDS encoding response regulator transcription factor, with protein MSRTPEPIVYLVDDDAAVRDALTFLLGTVGLPVRAFADGVALQAQVDRSDIGCLLLDIRMPHVSGLQMQEQLRASGVDLPVIVLTGHGNVDLCRRAFQQGAVDFLEKPVDETALLEAVQRATSQHRQRRAQADSVREARVRLARLTDREREVLAGLMAGQTGKQSARVLGISVRTVESHRAHLFEKLEVATLADLMRQYLGVVDAPGRPP; from the coding sequence GTGAGCCGGACACCTGAGCCGATCGTGTACCTCGTGGATGATGACGCCGCCGTCCGCGACGCCCTGACGTTCCTGCTCGGCACAGTGGGCCTGCCGGTCCGGGCGTTCGCGGACGGCGTGGCGCTGCAGGCGCAGGTGGACCGCTCGGACATCGGGTGCCTGCTGCTGGACATCCGCATGCCGCACGTCAGTGGCCTGCAGATGCAGGAGCAGTTGCGGGCCAGCGGCGTGGACCTGCCCGTCATCGTCCTGACCGGGCACGGGAACGTGGACCTGTGCCGCCGCGCCTTTCAGCAGGGCGCGGTGGACTTCCTGGAAAAACCGGTGGACGAGACGGCCCTGCTCGAAGCGGTGCAGCGCGCCACGAGTCAGCACCGCCAGCGGCGCGCGCAGGCGGACTCGGTCCGGGAGGCGCGCGTCCGCCTGGCCCGCCTGACCGACCGGGAACGTGAAGTGCTCGCCGGGCTGATGGCCGGGCAGACCGGCAAGCAGAGCGCCCGGGTGCTGGGGATCAGTGTCCGCACCGTGGAAAGTCACCGCGCCCACCTGTTCGAGAAGCTCGAGGTGGCGACCCTGGCGGACCTGATGAGGCAGTACCTCGGCGTGGTGGACGCGCCCGGCCGTCCTCCGTAA
- a CDS encoding GlcG/HbpS family heme-binding protein: MKLPTLTGLLLTSLAAAQTPPAPVPLASTPTMQVTSLSLDAAVRLATRAVANCAAAGYHVTATVVDRSGVTLAVARSEQAGPHTVGASAGKAFTSASGRNLTSEMARGLPGNPGLANIPGYLLLAGGVPVRVNGAVVGAVGVGGAPSGLIDETCAADAIATVLGQ, encoded by the coding sequence ATGAAACTTCCGACCCTGACCGGCCTGCTCCTCACTTCCCTCGCCGCGGCTCAGACACCGCCGGCGCCCGTGCCACTGGCCAGCACGCCCACGATGCAGGTGACCAGCCTGAGCCTGGACGCCGCCGTTCGGCTGGCCACGCGGGCCGTCGCGAACTGCGCGGCCGCCGGGTACCACGTGACCGCCACCGTGGTGGACCGGTCGGGCGTGACGCTCGCCGTGGCCCGCTCGGAGCAGGCCGGGCCGCACACCGTGGGGGCCAGTGCGGGCAAGGCGTTCACCAGCGCCAGTGGCCGGAACCTGACCAGCGAGATGGCCAGGGGCCTGCCCGGCAATCCCGGCCTGGCGAACATTCCCGGCTACCTGCTGCTGGCCGGCGGTGTGCCGGTCCGCGTGAACGGCGCGGTCGTGGGTGCAGTCGGCGTGGGCGGCGCGCCCAGCGGCCTGATAGACGAGACGTGCGCCGCCGATGCCATTGCGACCGTTCTCGGCCAGTAA